In one window of Lynx canadensis isolate LIC74 chromosome B3, mLynCan4.pri.v2, whole genome shotgun sequence DNA:
- the RPS27L gene encoding 40S ribosomal protein S27-like isoform X1, which yields MPLARDLLHPSLEEEKKKHKKKRLVQSPNSYFMDVKCPGCYKITTVFSHAQTVVLCVGCSTVLCQPTGGKARLTEGCSFRRKQH from the exons ATGCCT ttggCTAGAGATTTACTCCACCCGTCcttggaagaggaaaagaaaaaacataagaaGAAACGTCTAGTTCAAAGCCCAAATTCCTATTTTATGGATGTAAAATGCCCAG GTTGCTACAAGATTACCACGGTTTTCAGCCATGCTCAGACGGTGGTTCTTTGTGTAGGCTGTTCAACAGTGTTGTGCCAGCCAACGGGGGGAAAGGCCAGACTCACAGAAG GGTGTTCATTTAGAAGAAAGCAACACTAA
- the RPS27L gene encoding 40S ribosomal protein S27-like isoform X2, with translation MDVKCPGCYKITTVFSHAQTVVLCVGCSTVLCQPTGGKARLTEGCSFRRKQH, from the exons ATGGATGTAAAATGCCCAG GTTGCTACAAGATTACCACGGTTTTCAGCCATGCTCAGACGGTGGTTCTTTGTGTAGGCTGTTCAACAGTGTTGTGCCAGCCAACGGGGGGAAAGGCCAGACTCACAGAAG GGTGTTCATTTAGAAGAAAGCAACACTAA